The Chionomys nivalis chromosome 20, mChiNiv1.1, whole genome shotgun sequence genome includes a region encoding these proteins:
- the Tma16 gene encoding translation machinery-associated protein 16 codes for MPKGLKGKIVGREKKVIHPYSRKAAQITRESHKQDRKERLKNEKALRLNLIGDKLRWFHDHLDTKKTRYSKKDACQLIERYLSRFSSELEQIELHNSIKDRQGRRHHSRETVIKQTMERERQQYDGYGFEIPDILDTNNLQTFREWDFDLKKLPNIKMRKLCANDAISKKHKQKPILNIDKDLGELDLTGDPGDSEDGKLEPTSEASESDEEMTPVPACS; via the exons ATG CCTAAAGGACTGAAAGGAAAAATTGTAGGTcgagaaaaaaaagtcatccatCCGTACAGTAGGAAAGCAGCCCAGATTACAAGAGAGTCTCACAAgcaagacaggaaggaaag ATTGAAGAATGAGAAGGCCTTGCGTCTCAACCTTATTG GTGACAAACTTCGGTGGTTTCACGATCATCTGGAtacaaaaaaaacaagatattcaaagAAGGATGCCTGTCAATTAATTGAAAG gTATTTGAGTCGATTCAGCAGTGAGCTGGAGCAGATTGAGTTGCATAACAGCATCAAGGACAGACAGGGCCGGCGTCACCACTCCCGGGAGACGGTCATCAAGCAGACGATGGAGCGGGAGCGGCAGCAGTATGACGGTTATGGCTTTG AGATCCCAGACATTTTAGACACTAATAATCTGCAGACTTTTCG ggAATGGGATTTTGATCTGAAGAAATTGCCAAACATCAAAATGAGGAAACTTTGTGCTAATGATGCAATTTCTAAGAAGCACAAACAGAAACCCATTTTAAATATAGACAAAGATTTAGGGGAATTAGATCTAACTGGGGACCCTGGAGACTCTGAAGATGGGAAATTGGAACCAACAAGTGAAGCAAGTGAGTCTGATGAAGAAATGACCCCGGTGCCTGCCTGCTCTTAG
- the Tktl2 gene encoding transketolase-like protein 2 encodes MATANGAKVDADTLQVLQDTANRLRIHSIRATCASNSGHPTSCCSAAEIMAVLFFHTMRYKQADPEHPDNDRFVLSKGHAAPILYAVWVEAGGICESDLLNLRKIHCDLEGHPTPRLSFVDVATGSLGQGLGAACGMAYTGKYFDKASYRVFCLMGDGEASEGSIWEALAFASHYKLDNLVAVFDVNRLGQSGAAPLGHCTDIYEKRCQAFGWNTYSVDGHDVEALCRAFWKATQVKNKPTALIAKTFKGRGIPSIEDAENWHGKPMPKESADGIVKLIESQIRTGEHLTPKPPVEDSPRISICNIEMTSAPAYKLGDKVATREACGLALAKLGHTHKRVIVLDGDTKNSTFSEIFRKEHPERFIECFIAEQNMVSVALGCAARGRTVAFVSTFAAFLTRAFDQIRMGAISGANINFIGSHCGVSIGEDGPSQMALEDLAMFRSVPSCTVFYPSDAISTEHAVYLAASTKGMCFIRTSRPKTAVIYTSQDSFVVGQAKVIRQSAEDKATVVGAGVTLHEALLAADKLSQQGIFIRVIDPFTIKPLDAATIICSAKATGGHIITVEDHYREGGIGEAVCAAISREPDIVVHQLAVTEVPRSGKPSELLDMYGVSARHIVAAVRDTVMK; translated from the coding sequence ATGGCCACGGCCAACGGTGCCAAGGTGGACGCAGACACCCTGCAGGTGCTTCAGGACACCGCCAATCGCCTGCGAATCCACTCCATCCGGGCCACGTGCGCCAGCAACTCGGGCCACCCCACGTCGTGCTGTAGCGCGGCCGAGATCATGGCTGTGCTCTTCTTCCACACCATGAGGTACAAACAGGCCGACCCAGAGCACCCCGACAACGACCGCTTCGTCCTCTCCAAAGGCCACGCTGCACCCATCCTTTACGCGGTCTGGGTGGAGGCGGGCGGGATCTGTGAATCTGACTTGCTGAACCTGCGGAAAATCCACTGCGACCTGGAGGGTCACCCCACTCCTCGGCTTTCGTTTGTTGATGTGGCGACAGGCTCCCTTGGGCAAGGACTAGGAGCTGCCTGTGGAATGGCTTACACCGGCAAGTACTTCGACAAGGCCAGCTACCGTGTGTTCTGTCTCATGGGGGACGGTGAGGCCTCAGAAGGCTCCATCTGGGAGGCCTTGGCCTTTGCTTCCCACTACAAGTTGGACAATCTCGTGGCCGTCTTTGATGTGAACCGCTTGGGGCAAAGCGGCGCTGCACCCCTAGGGCACTGCACGGACATCTATGAGAAGCGCTGCCAAGCATTTGGGTGGAACACTTACTCGGTGGATGGTCACGATGTCGAAGCTCTCTGCCGGGCCTTTTGGAAAGCAACTCAAGTCAAGAACAAACCTACTGCCCTGATTGCCAAGACCTTCAAAGGGCGGGGTATTCCAAGTATTGAGGACGCAGAGAACTGGCATGGGAAGCCCATGCCGAAAGAGAGTGCTGACGGGATTGTCAAGTTAATTGAGAGTCAGATACGAACAGGCGAACATCTCACACCAAAGCCCCCCGTTGAAGACTCACCCCGGATCAGCATCTGCAATATAGAAATGACCTCTGCGCCTGCTTACAAACTGGGTGACAAGGTGGCCACCCGGGAAGCCTGTGGCTTGGCTCTGGCCAAATTGGGTCACACTCACAAGAGAGTTATTGTTCTAGATGGTGACACCAAAAACTCGACTTTTTCTGAGATCTTCAGGAAAGAACACCCCGAGCGTTTCATAGAGTGCTTTATTGCGGAACAAAACATGGTAAGTGTAGCGCTAGGCTGTGCCGCTCGAGGAAGGACCGTGGCTTTTGTTAGTACCTTCGCGGCCTTCCTGACCCGAGCGTTTGATCAGATCCGGATGGGAGCCATCTCTGGAGCCAACATCAACTTCATTGGTTCCCACTGCGGGGTATCTATTGGAGAAGATGGGCCTTCCCAGATGGCTCTGGAGGACCTAGCCATGTTCAGAAGCGTCCCCAGCTGCACGGTTTTCTACCCAAGTGATGCGATCTCCACAGAACACGCTGTTTATCTGGCAGCCAGCACGAAGGGCATGTGCTTCATTCGGACCAGCCGGCCAAAAACCGCAGTTATTTATACTTCACAAGACAGCTTTGTGGTTGGACAGGCCAAGGTGATCCGCCAGAGTGCGGAGGACAAGGCGACAGTTGTTGGAGCAGGGGTTACTCTACATGAAGCCCTCCTGGCTGCCGACAAGCTCTCTCAACAAGGTATTTTTATTCGCGTCATTGACCCTTTCACTATCAAACCTCTGGATGCTGCCACCATTATCTGTAGTGCCAAAGCCACGGGAGGCCACATCATCACAGTGGAAGATCACTACCGAGAAGGTGGCATTGGGGAAGCTGTGTGTGCGGCCATCTCCAGAGAGCCTGACATAGTTGTCCATCAGCTCGCAGTAACAGAAGTGCCGCGAAGCGGGAAACCCAGTGAACTGCTGGATATGTATGGAGTCAGTGCCAGGCACATTGTGGCAGCCGTGAGAGATACCGTAATGAAATGA